One window of the Piliocolobus tephrosceles isolate RC106 chromosome 17, ASM277652v3, whole genome shotgun sequence genome contains the following:
- the EXOSC6 gene encoding exosome complex component MTR3 — MPGDHRRIRGPEESQPPQLYAAEEEEEAPTARDPTRLRPVYARAGLLSQAKGSAYLEAGGTKVLCAVSGPRQAEGGERGGGPAGSGSEAPAALRGRLLCDFRRAPFAGRRRRAPPGGGEERELALALQEALEPAVRLGRYPRAQLEVSALLLEDGGSALAAALTAAALALADAGVEMYDLVVGCGLSLAPEPASTWLLDPTRLEEEHAAAGLTVALMPVLNQVAGLLGSGEGGLIESWAEAVRLGLEGCQRLYPVLQQSLVRAARRRGAAAQP, encoded by the coding sequence ATGCCCGGGGACCACCGCCGCATCCGCGGCCCTGAAGAGTCGCAGCCGCCGCAGCTGTACGCggccgaggaggaggaggaggcacccACCGCCCGCGACCCAACGCGACTGCGGCCCGTGTACGCGCGCGCGGGGCTGCTGAGCCAGGCCAAAGGCTCGGCCTACCTGGAGGCGGGAGGCACCAAGGTGCTGTGTGCAGTGTCGGGCCCGCGACAAGCCGAGGGCGGCGAGCGCGGCGGCGGCCCGGCCGGATCTGGCAGCGAGGCCCCGGCCGCGCTGCGCGGTCGCCTGCTCTGCGACTTCCGCCGCGCACCCTTCGCAGGCCGCCGGCGCCGCGCTCCCCCGGGCGGCGGCGAGGAGCGTGAGCTGGCGCTAGCGCTGCAGGAGGCGCTGGAGCCGGCCGTGCGCCTGGGCCGCTACCCGCGCGCTCAACTCGAGGTGTCGGCGTTGCTGCTGGAGGACGGCGGCTCGGCCCTGGCCGCCGCGCTCACCGCCGCCGCGCTCGCCCTGGCCGACGCGGGCGTGGAGATGTACGACCTGGTGGTGGGCTGTGGCCTGAGCCTCGCGCCGGAGCCCGCTTCCACCTGGCTCCTGGACCCCACGCGGCTAGAGGAAGAGCACGCCGCCGCCGGCCTCACCGTGGCGCTCATGCCTGTGCTGAATCAGGTGGCCGGGCTGCTGGGCAGCGGCGAGGGCGGCCTGATCGAGAGCTGGGCGGAGGCCGTACGCCTGGGCCTCGAGGGCTGCCAGCGCCTCTACCCCGTGCTGCAGCAGAGCCTGGTGCGGGCCGCCCGCCGCAGGGGCGCCGCCGCCCAGCCCTGA